A window from Dioscorea cayenensis subsp. rotundata cultivar TDr96_F1 chromosome 10, TDr96_F1_v2_PseudoChromosome.rev07_lg8_w22 25.fasta, whole genome shotgun sequence encodes these proteins:
- the LOC120270663 gene encoding cysteine proteinase inhibitor B-like, which produces MASRLAPVLLLVLCAIASSATASIVGGRTEIKNVKSNKMVQSLGKFAVEEYDKGVKGGSNAAALVSFSSVISAESQVVAGTKYYLKIAAEDSHHARKLFDAEVVIKPWLKSKQLLSFKPAH; this is translated from the coding sequence ATGGCCTCACGTCTCGCTCCCGttctcctcctcgtcctctgcGCCATCGCCTCATCGGCAACGGCGAGCATCGTCGGAGGGCGAACGGAGATCAAGAACGTGAAATCGAACAAGATGGTGCAGAGCCTGGGGAAGTTCGCGGTGGAGGAGTACGATAAAGGGGTGAAGGGAGGGAGCAACGCGGCGGCGTTGGTGTCATTCTCGAGCGTGATATCGGCGGAGAGTCAGGTGGTGGCCGGGACCAAGTACTACCTCAAGATCGCCGCCGAGGATTCTCATCATGCCCGCAAGTTGTTCGATGCCGAGGTCGTCATCAAACCCTGGCTCAAATCCAAACAACTCCTCTCCTTCAAGCCTGCCCACTAA
- the LOC120270912 gene encoding 40S ribosomal protein S8, which yields MGISRDSMHKRRATGGKKKAWRKKRKYELGRQPANTKLSSNKTVRRIRVRGGNVKWRALRLDTGNYSWGSEAVTRKTRVLDVVYNASNNELVRTQTLVKSAIVQVDAAPFKQWYIQHYGVEVGRKKKAPATSAKKETTEDGEAAAAEEETKKSNHVLRKLEKRQEGRTLDPHIEEQFGGGRLLACISSRPGQCGRADGYILEGKELEFYMKKIQRKKGKGGAGAA from the exons ATGG GTATCTCTAGGGATTCAATGCACAAGCGCCGCGCCACTGGCGGCAAGAAGAAGGCGTGGAGGAAGAAGAGAAA GTATGAATTGGGCCGGCAGCCAGCAAACACAAAGCTATCGAGCAACAAAACTGTGAGGAGAATCCGTGTGAGAGGAGGTAATGTCAAGTGGAGGGCTCTTAGGCTGGATACTGGGAATTATTCATGGGGCAGTGAGGCTGTCACTCGCAAGACCCGTGTCCTTGATGTGGTGTACAATGCCTCGAACAACGAGCTTGTGAGGACCCAGACTCTTGTCAAAAGTGCTATTGTACAGGTTGATGCCGCCCCCTTCAAGCAGTGGTACATCCAGCACTATGGTGTTGAGGttgggagaaagaagaaggcTCCTGCGACCTCTGCCAAGAAGGAAACAACTGAG GATGGTgaagctgctgctgctgaagagGAAACTAAGAAGAGCAACCACGTTCTCAGGAAGCTGGAGAAACGCCAGGAGGGTCGCACTCTCGATCCTCATATCGAGGAGCAATTTGGTGGTGGCAGGCTACTTGCTTGCATCTCATCCCGCCCAGGCCAATGTGGCAGAGCTGATGG ATACATACTAGAAGGCAAGGAGCTCGAATTTTACATGAAGAAGATCCAGAGGAAGAAGGGCAAGGGTGGTGCTGGTGCTGCTTAA